Proteins encoded together in one Octopus bimaculoides isolate UCB-OBI-ISO-001 chromosome 24, ASM119413v2, whole genome shotgun sequence window:
- the LOC106884285 gene encoding phosphatidylinositol glycan anchor biosynthesis class U protein isoform X2, giving the protein MEIVIQICFIIGLSVRFWLFKTNFPAWLSSRVEISTPLTSWKRMMEGVFLTRENISPYSGDLFHETPLMLKFSNVMLGIFGQSDYLVFLAIDAITGVLLMKIAKLFARYLLQKQSNDVDTYSKDAAPILLKAENLKKLQVFIVAVHFLNPYSIGVCLARSTGIIHNFLILLAFYWTAKANMILSTFCLAMATYECFYPVVLCVPAALYFYQYDCYQKKNTDSNTTSSSPYFIKTFILFVFWLSLLFSISFMLQDSLQFFNSIYGFIFTVPDLTPNIGVFWYFFTEMFEHFRVFFLFVFQINAIVYTVPLAIRFKEQPLFLMYILTFLTGVFKSYPSYSDVALFLCLLPLWKHLFPYLSSNGSLVCQPTLGI; this is encoded by the exons ATGGAAATCGTTATCCAAATATGTTTCATAATTGGTCTCAGTGTCCGATTTTGGCTTTTCAAGACAAATTTTCCGGCTTGGTTATCATCTCGAGTGGAAATATCGACACCCCTAACATCATGGAAACGGA tgATGGAAGGTGTCTTTCTCACAAGAGAAAATATCTCCCCGTATTCTGGGGATCTTTTTCATGAG ACACCTCTTATGTTGAAATTCTCAAATGTTATGCTGGGAATATTTGGACAGAGTGACTATCTTGTGTTCCTG gCCATTGATGCTATTACAGGAGTTCTTCTAATGAAAATagctaagctttttgcccgatATCTG CTTCAAAAACAATCCAATGATGTTGATACTTATTCGAAAGATGCAGCACCCATCCTTTTGAAGgcagaaaatttaaagaaattgcaAGTGTTTATAGTTGCAGT GCATTTCTTGAATCCATACAGTATTGGAGTGTGTTTAGCCAGATCAACTGGAATAATCCATAATTTTTTAATTCTGTTGGCTTTCTACTGGACTGCTAAAG cCAACATGATTTTATCCACCTTCTGCCTGGCAATGGCTACTTATGAATGTTTCTACCCCGTAGTGCTCTGTGTCCCAGCGGCTCTATATTTCTACCAG TATGATTGctatcaaaagaaaaacacagactcaaacaccACATCTAGTTCGccatattttataaaaacattcatCCTTTTTGTATTTTGGTTAAGCCTGCTGTTCAGTATTTCTTTCATGCTACAAGACTCCCTGCAGTTCTTTAATTCCATTTATGGATTCAT ATTCACAGTTCCAGATTTGACACCAAACATTGGTGTCTTCTGGTATTTCTTCACTGAGATGTTTGAACACTTTCGAGTGTTCTTCCTGTTTGTGTTCCAAATCAACGCCATTGTCTACACAGTTCCTCTTGCGATCCGCTTCAAAGAGCAGCCACTCTTCCTTATGTACATTCTCACATTCCTCACCGGAGTCTTCAAGTCTTATCCAAGTTACTCAGATGTCGCACTCTTCCTCTGTCTCCTCCCACTTTGGAAACATTTATTTCCGT atCTTTCTAGTAACGGATCTCTTGTATGCCAACCTACGTTGGGAATTTGA
- the LOC106884285 gene encoding phosphatidylinositol glycan anchor biosynthesis class U protein isoform X1, whose amino-acid sequence MEIVIQICFIIGLSVRFWLFKTNFPAWLSSRVEISTPLTSWKRMMEGVFLTRENISPYSGDLFHETPLMLKFSNVMLGIFGQSDYLVFLAIDAITGVLLMKIAKLFARYLLQKQSNDVDTYSKDAAPILLKAENLKKLQVFIVAVHFLNPYSIGVCLARSTGIIHNFLILLAFYWTAKANMILSTFCLAMATYECFYPVVLCVPAALYFYQYDCYQKKNTDSNTTSSSPYFIKTFILFVFWLSLLFSISFMLQDSLQFFNSIYGFIFTVPDLTPNIGVFWYFFTEMFEHFRVFFLFVFQINAIVYTVPLAIRFKEQPLFLMYILTFLTGVFKSYPSYSDVALFLCLLPLWKHLFPYLRNSFIVTCMFITSTIFSPLLWHLWLYAGSANANFYFAITLVFTTAEIFLVTDLLYANLRWEFDLNHGLNYKLENGKECQAVLE is encoded by the exons ATGGAAATCGTTATCCAAATATGTTTCATAATTGGTCTCAGTGTCCGATTTTGGCTTTTCAAGACAAATTTTCCGGCTTGGTTATCATCTCGAGTGGAAATATCGACACCCCTAACATCATGGAAACGGA tgATGGAAGGTGTCTTTCTCACAAGAGAAAATATCTCCCCGTATTCTGGGGATCTTTTTCATGAG ACACCTCTTATGTTGAAATTCTCAAATGTTATGCTGGGAATATTTGGACAGAGTGACTATCTTGTGTTCCTG gCCATTGATGCTATTACAGGAGTTCTTCTAATGAAAATagctaagctttttgcccgatATCTG CTTCAAAAACAATCCAATGATGTTGATACTTATTCGAAAGATGCAGCACCCATCCTTTTGAAGgcagaaaatttaaagaaattgcaAGTGTTTATAGTTGCAGT GCATTTCTTGAATCCATACAGTATTGGAGTGTGTTTAGCCAGATCAACTGGAATAATCCATAATTTTTTAATTCTGTTGGCTTTCTACTGGACTGCTAAAG cCAACATGATTTTATCCACCTTCTGCCTGGCAATGGCTACTTATGAATGTTTCTACCCCGTAGTGCTCTGTGTCCCAGCGGCTCTATATTTCTACCAG TATGATTGctatcaaaagaaaaacacagactcaaacaccACATCTAGTTCGccatattttataaaaacattcatCCTTTTTGTATTTTGGTTAAGCCTGCTGTTCAGTATTTCTTTCATGCTACAAGACTCCCTGCAGTTCTTTAATTCCATTTATGGATTCAT ATTCACAGTTCCAGATTTGACACCAAACATTGGTGTCTTCTGGTATTTCTTCACTGAGATGTTTGAACACTTTCGAGTGTTCTTCCTGTTTGTGTTCCAAATCAACGCCATTGTCTACACAGTTCCTCTTGCGATCCGCTTCAAAGAGCAGCCACTCTTCCTTATGTACATTCTCACATTCCTCACCGGAGTCTTCAAGTCTTATCCAAGTTACTCAGATGTCGCACTCTTCCTCTGTCTCCTCCCACTTTGGAAACATTTATTTCCGT ATTTACGGAACAGTTTTATAGTAACCTGTATGTTTATCACCAGTACCATTTTCTCTCCGCTGCTCTGGCACCTCTGGCTTTACGCTGGCAGCGCCAACGCCAACTTTTATTTCGCCATTACCCTGGTTTTCACAACAGCAGAA atCTTTCTAGTAACGGATCTCTTGTATGCCAACCTACGTTGGGAATTTGATCTGAATCATGGACttaattataaattagaaaatggcAAGGAATGCCAAGCAGTTCTAGAATGA